A portion of the Desulfurobacterium indicum genome contains these proteins:
- a CDS encoding UDP-glucose dehydrogenase family protein: MSKKIAVIGTGYVGLVSGACFAYLGHKVIGLDIDPEKIERLKKGEVPIYEPGLDKILRQAIDNGNIEFTTDYSHAVKNSDFIFIAVGTPSREDGSADLSYVESAYRSIVSQIEQGDFKIIVNKSTVPVGTGRWAKKFISDLLRNRGIENPEDHFEVVSNPEFLREGKAVEDFMKPDRVVVGADNRDYAGMVASLYEKLQPAMIITDLPTAEMIKYASNSFLATKISFINEIANICEKAGADVTVVARGMGLDHRISPHFLNAGCGFGGSCFPKDVKALVYTAKQYDVKPELLEATLDVNERQKLVLVEKLKKYYPSLSGLIVGVWGLAFKPDTDDMREAPSIPIIKRLLSAGATVKAYDPVATENARKVFKEELQKYPEKLIFVKDKYEALEGVDALLLITEWSEFKDVDFERFRNKVIIDGRNLWEPSIVRRYTEKYEGIGKP, from the coding sequence ATGTCAAAAAAGATAGCAGTGATTGGAACCGGTTATGTTGGTCTTGTTTCAGGGGCGTGTTTTGCCTATCTCGGACATAAAGTTATAGGTCTTGATATTGATCCTGAAAAGATAGAGCGGTTGAAAAAAGGGGAAGTTCCCATATATGAGCCTGGTCTTGACAAGATTTTGAGACAGGCGATAGATAACGGAAACATAGAGTTTACAACAGATTACTCTCATGCTGTTAAAAATTCTGATTTTATTTTTATTGCGGTGGGTACACCTTCAAGAGAGGATGGTTCGGCTGATCTCTCTTATGTTGAAAGTGCTTACAGGAGTATTGTTAGTCAAATAGAACAGGGGGATTTTAAAATTATTGTCAATAAATCTACCGTTCCGGTTGGGACCGGTAGATGGGCTAAAAAATTTATATCAGATCTTTTAAGAAATAGGGGAATAGAAAATCCCGAAGACCATTTTGAGGTTGTTTCTAATCCGGAATTTTTGAGGGAGGGCAAAGCGGTAGAAGACTTTATGAAGCCTGACAGAGTAGTCGTAGGAGCCGACAACAGAGATTATGCCGGTATGGTTGCATCTTTGTATGAAAAACTTCAGCCAGCTATGATTATTACCGACCTTCCAACAGCTGAAATGATCAAATACGCCTCTAACTCCTTCCTGGCTACAAAAATTTCGTTTATCAATGAGATAGCCAACATTTGCGAAAAAGCCGGTGCTGACGTTACTGTCGTTGCAAGAGGAATGGGGCTTGACCATAGAATTAGTCCTCACTTTTTAAACGCAGGTTGCGGTTTTGGTGGTAGTTGTTTTCCAAAAGATGTTAAGGCACTTGTTTACACGGCGAAACAGTATGATGTTAAACCTGAACTTCTTGAGGCCACTCTTGATGTTAATGAGAGGCAGAAACTCGTTCTGGTTGAAAAGCTTAAAAAGTATTATCCATCTCTTTCCGGTCTGATAGTTGGTGTTTGGGGACTTGCCTTTAAGCCTGATACTGACGATATGAGAGAAGCTCCCTCCATTCCTATTATTAAGAGATTGCTTTCTGCAGGTGCTACAGTTAAGGCTTACGATCCTGTTGCTACGGAAAATGCCAGAAAAGTGTTTAAAGAAGAACTACAAAAATATCCTGAAAAGCTTATATTTGTAAAAGATAAATATGAGGCACTTGAGGGCGTCGATGCCCTTCTTCTTATTACGGAGTGGTCGGAGTTTAAAGACGTTGATTTTGAAAGGTTCAGGAATAAGGTTATAATTGATGGAAGGAATCTCTGGGAACCTTCTATCGTGAGAAGATACACAGAGAAGTATGAAGGTATAGGAAAACCGTGA
- a CDS encoding KamA family radical SAM protein → MKIPGFSSLEEIESLFEVAFENKNKLRKVIKKHPMFISSYYANLIDWDNPEDPLKKMVFPSVDELNVSGSYDTSGEKENTVLTGLQHKYKETALLLVTNRCAGYCRHCFRKRMVGIPTEETVKIFDMALDYIKEHKEITNVLISGGDPLTLPTQVIDYFLEELKKVPHLKFIRIGSRIPVFYPARIYEDGRLLSIFEKFSKEKALYVVTHFNHQKEVTREAAEAIKALTRSGVVVSNQTVLLKGVNDSPEVLSSLMKSIVSISVFPYYVFQCRPVKRVKSHFQVPLKTGYEIVEKAKQRLDGFGKRFKYVMSHKTGKIEIVGIIGKEIYLKYHQAKDYRKVGKLFKRILTPNAGWLDDLKRPEKEREFAF, encoded by the coding sequence TTGAAAATACCGGGATTCTCGTCCCTTGAGGAGATAGAGTCCCTTTTTGAGGTTGCTTTTGAAAATAAGAATAAGCTCAGGAAGGTTATAAAGAAACACCCCATGTTTATTTCTTCTTACTACGCAAACCTTATAGATTGGGATAATCCCGAAGATCCGCTTAAAAAGATGGTTTTTCCATCAGTTGATGAGCTTAACGTTTCGGGTTCTTACGATACAAGCGGAGAAAAGGAAAATACTGTTCTTACAGGGCTTCAGCATAAATACAAGGAAACTGCCCTGCTGCTTGTTACAAACAGATGTGCAGGCTACTGCAGACACTGTTTCAGGAAAAGAATGGTTGGTATTCCTACGGAGGAGACTGTCAAAATTTTTGATATGGCCCTTGATTATATAAAAGAACACAAGGAAATAACAAACGTTCTTATCTCCGGTGGTGATCCTTTAACTCTTCCGACACAGGTAATTGATTACTTTTTAGAAGAGCTTAAAAAAGTGCCCCATTTGAAATTTATAAGGATCGGGAGCCGGATTCCCGTTTTTTACCCTGCGAGAATTTACGAGGACGGCAGACTGCTGTCAATTTTTGAGAAGTTTTCAAAAGAAAAAGCTCTTTATGTTGTTACTCATTTTAATCATCAGAAAGAGGTTACCAGAGAGGCGGCGGAAGCTATAAAGGCGCTTACCCGTTCAGGGGTTGTTGTTAGCAATCAAACCGTTCTTCTAAAAGGTGTAAACGATAGCCCGGAAGTGCTTTCATCTCTTATGAAATCTATTGTTTCTATTAGCGTTTTCCCTTACTATGTTTTTCAGTGTCGTCCTGTTAAGAGGGTTAAGAGTCACTTTCAGGTTCCTCTGAAAACAGGATACGAGATTGTTGAAAAGGCAAAACAGAGACTTGACGGTTTCGGTAAACGTTTTAAATACGTCATGTCTCACAAAACGGGGAAGATAGAGATAGTCGGCATAATCGGAAAAGAGATATATTTAAAATACCATCAGGCAAAGGATTACAGGAAGGTAGGAAAGCTTTTTAAAAGGATTCTTACTCCTAATGCAGGATGGCTTGATGATCTGAAAAGACCTGAAAAAGAGAGGGAATTTGCATTTTAA
- a CDS encoding Ppx/GppA phosphatase family protein, whose product MRIATIDIGTNSTRLLIAEVKNGEVEPLYKTGKVTRLGQGVKQTGYLSRDSIERTIAVLEEFKKKIEEFGVEKVVAVTTEAARLAKNADEFLNKVKALGIEIKILSDREEAELVYIANVSHFKPLVPAVTVDLGGGSTEIAYGKGENLIYYESLKFGVVVLLEKFIKSDPPAKEELLSLEVFIEEQLKGFKNRAGIELPFEVFGVGGTITSVVAMEEAMTVYDSEKVHGYQVTCELIDKWYRRVSSVSVEERKKIVGLEEGRADVIVPGLAFFKVFCEVFGIEKITVSELGLLYGLALREAKKCQKR is encoded by the coding sequence TTGAGGATAGCAACGATAGACATAGGAACGAATTCTACCCGATTGCTCATTGCAGAAGTTAAGAATGGAGAAGTTGAACCTCTTTATAAAACGGGAAAGGTAACAAGGTTGGGACAGGGAGTAAAACAGACCGGTTATCTGAGTAGAGACAGCATAGAGAGAACGATAGCTGTTCTGGAAGAGTTTAAGAAAAAGATAGAAGAGTTTGGTGTTGAAAAAGTTGTTGCTGTGACGACAGAAGCTGCCAGACTTGCAAAAAATGCCGATGAATTCTTGAATAAGGTAAAGGCTCTCGGTATTGAAATAAAGATTCTTTCTGATAGAGAAGAGGCTGAGCTTGTTTATATAGCGAATGTTTCTCACTTTAAGCCTTTGGTTCCTGCCGTTACCGTGGATCTTGGTGGAGGAAGCACGGAAATAGCTTACGGTAAAGGAGAAAATTTAATTTACTATGAAAGCTTGAAGTTTGGTGTTGTTGTCCTTCTTGAGAAGTTTATAAAGAGTGATCCGCCTGCTAAAGAGGAGCTTTTGTCTCTTGAAGTGTTTATTGAGGAACAGCTCAAAGGTTTTAAGAATAGGGCGGGAATAGAACTGCCTTTTGAGGTTTTCGGAGTTGGAGGTACAATTACCTCGGTTGTAGCTATGGAAGAGGCCATGACTGTTTACGATTCTGAGAAAGTTCACGGATATCAGGTTACCTGTGAGCTTATTGATAAGTGGTATAGGAGAGTTTCCTCTGTTTCTGTTGAAGAGAGAAAAAAGATTGTTGGACTTGAAGAGGGAAGGGCCGACGTGATAGTTCCAGGCCTTGCGTTCTTTAAAGTTTTTTGTGAAGTATTCGGCATAGAGAAAATAACAGTCAGTGAGCTCGGACTTTTATATGGATTAGCTTTAAGGGAGGCTAAAAAATGTCAAAAAAGATAG
- the metG gene encoding methionine--tRNA ligase has product MKEKFYVTTPIYYVNDVPHLGHAYTTTAADIVARFERFCGKDVFFLTGTDEHGLKIQKAAEKKGLSPKEFVDSLVPRFKELWEKLNISYDRFIRTTDKDHIKAVQHIFTKCYENGDIYLGEYEGWYCVPCETYYTEKDLLEGNLCPMCKRPVEKVKEESYFFRLSKYEDKLLKLYEENPDFIKPDFRRNEIINFVKQGLKDLSISRTSFTWGIPVPLNEKHVIYVWFDALTNYLTAVGYPDDMEKVNRYWPADLHLVGKDILRFHTVYWPAFLMSAGLDIPKEVFAHGWWTVEGEKMSKSKGNVVNPYDLVEKFGVDQVRFFMFREVTFGLDGDFSYSKLIARINGELANDLGNLFNRTLSMIKKYRGGVIPAPSGNEDDLDVKIGKKAVATAEKLKEIIPKGELTKALDEIWQFINFVNLYIDRRAPWSLNKEGKEELNRVLYNMAEALRFITAFIYPYMPSSAEKMATMLNLGKKASELSVEEFAEWGGLNAEKEIGKPEILFPRIEYVDGEVKLAKTKRG; this is encoded by the coding sequence ATGAAAGAAAAATTCTATGTAACGACACCTATTTACTACGTTAACGACGTCCCTCATCTGGGGCATGCATATACAACCACCGCTGCCGATATAGTTGCAAGGTTTGAAAGGTTTTGCGGAAAAGATGTGTTCTTTCTGACAGGAACGGACGAACACGGCCTTAAAATCCAAAAAGCCGCAGAGAAAAAAGGACTGTCACCAAAAGAGTTTGTAGATTCTCTCGTTCCAAGATTCAAAGAGCTGTGGGAAAAACTTAACATTTCTTACGACAGATTCATCAGAACAACAGATAAAGATCACATAAAAGCCGTTCAGCACATATTTACGAAGTGTTACGAAAACGGTGACATTTACCTTGGCGAATATGAAGGATGGTATTGCGTCCCATGTGAAACATACTACACGGAAAAAGATCTTCTTGAAGGCAATTTATGTCCCATGTGCAAAAGACCTGTGGAAAAAGTAAAAGAGGAATCCTACTTTTTCCGTCTCTCAAAGTATGAAGACAAGCTGCTGAAACTCTACGAAGAAAATCCAGACTTTATCAAACCGGACTTCAGGAGAAACGAAATAATAAACTTTGTAAAACAAGGATTAAAGGATCTCTCCATAAGCAGAACAAGCTTCACGTGGGGCATCCCGGTACCTTTAAACGAAAAACATGTTATATACGTGTGGTTTGATGCTCTGACAAACTACCTGACTGCCGTCGGATATCCGGACGATATGGAAAAAGTAAACCGCTACTGGCCGGCAGACCTTCACCTTGTAGGAAAGGATATTTTAAGATTCCACACTGTCTATTGGCCTGCATTTCTCATGTCAGCCGGCCTTGATATTCCGAAAGAGGTGTTTGCACACGGATGGTGGACTGTTGAAGGTGAAAAGATGAGTAAATCAAAGGGAAATGTCGTTAATCCATATGATTTAGTTGAAAAATTTGGCGTTGACCAGGTAAGATTTTTCATGTTCAGAGAGGTAACATTCGGATTAGACGGAGACTTTTCATACTCAAAGCTCATTGCAAGAATAAACGGAGAACTGGCAAACGACCTTGGAAACCTTTTCAACAGAACACTCTCCATGATTAAGAAATACAGAGGAGGAGTGATTCCGGCACCTTCAGGAAATGAAGATGACCTTGATGTAAAAATCGGAAAAAAAGCAGTAGCAACGGCCGAAAAACTTAAAGAGATAATCCCAAAAGGTGAACTTACAAAAGCTTTAGATGAAATATGGCAGTTTATAAACTTTGTTAACCTTTACATTGACAGAAGAGCTCCATGGAGCCTCAACAAAGAAGGGAAAGAAGAACTTAACAGAGTTCTTTACAACATGGCAGAAGCTTTGAGATTTATAACCGCCTTTATATACCCTTACATGCCTTCATCAGCAGAAAAAATGGCAACAATGCTAAATCTTGGTAAGAAAGCTTCCGAACTATCCGTTGAAGAATTTGCAGAGTGGGGAGGATTAAACGCTGAAAAAGAGATTGGAAAGCCGGAGATACTCTTCCCACGGATAGAATATGTTGACGGCGAAGTAAAACTGGCAAAAACAAAGAGAGGTTAA
- the lpxC gene encoding UDP-3-O-acyl-N-acetylglucosamine deacetylase, with the protein MQVYQQTIEREVTFSGIGLHTGKKVNVRIVPAPVDTGIIFVRNDIPSLPEIKVSPENTTQLFYATNLEKDGVIVKTVEHLLAALSAFGIDNLYIYIDSEEVPILDGSSAPYIYLFENAGIKKQNRKRKYLKLKEHVEVKREDKYISAKPSDALSIRNTISFNHTYKKVRYQTIEYVHSLKNFEKLLSKARTFCFVEEVEWLKSKGLAKGGSLDNAIVIDKYDILNPTGLRMENEFVAHKTLDLVGDLYVLGHPLLADIEAYKTGHALNATFVRKIYEEKLYEVVEFEEERENLEQFVMGKIEGKLSPE; encoded by the coding sequence ATGCAGGTTTATCAGCAAACGATAGAGAGAGAAGTAACCTTTAGCGGTATCGGCCTTCACACTGGAAAGAAAGTAAATGTGAGAATTGTTCCTGCTCCCGTTGACACGGGAATAATTTTTGTCAGGAACGATATTCCGTCTCTACCTGAAATAAAGGTATCTCCTGAAAACACGACACAGCTTTTCTACGCAACAAACCTTGAGAAAGACGGCGTTATCGTTAAAACTGTAGAACATCTCCTTGCAGCTCTTTCAGCTTTTGGCATTGATAACCTTTACATATACATTGACAGCGAGGAAGTGCCAATACTGGACGGAAGTTCCGCACCTTACATATACCTGTTTGAAAATGCTGGAATAAAGAAACAGAATAGAAAGAGAAAATATCTCAAATTAAAAGAGCACGTAGAGGTAAAACGGGAGGACAAATACATAAGTGCAAAACCTTCCGATGCCTTATCCATAAGAAATACGATATCTTTCAACCATACATATAAAAAAGTTCGTTATCAAACAATAGAGTACGTCCATTCACTTAAAAACTTTGAAAAACTGCTATCAAAGGCAAGAACATTCTGTTTTGTCGAAGAAGTTGAATGGCTTAAATCAAAAGGACTTGCAAAAGGCGGAAGCCTTGACAATGCAATAGTGATAGACAAGTACGATATTCTTAACCCAACCGGATTAAGAATGGAAAACGAATTCGTAGCACACAAAACACTGGATCTGGTTGGTGATCTTTATGTGCTTGGACATCCTCTACTTGCAGACATAGAAGCCTACAAAACGGGACATGCACTAAACGCTACTTTTGTGAGAAAAATTTACGAAGAAAAACTTTATGAAGTCGTGGAATTCGAGGAGGAAAGGGAAAATCTGGAACAGTTTGTAATGGGTAAAATTGAAGGAAAATTATCTCCAGAATAA
- a CDS encoding riboflavin synthase has protein sequence MFTGIVEEIGKIKEIKRSGKDAVLTIKCSRIIEGTKNGDSIAVNGICLTVTCIGPEELTFDVSFETINRTSFRYFKAGDFVNLERALQVGDRLGGHILQGHVDTVSKLLSVKRVEKSYLFLFKLPPEFKHLVVKKGSIGIDGISLTVAELYPDSFSVAVIPTTFKETTLQFRHPGAIVNLEFDIIGKYVERMMESRVKL, from the coding sequence ATGTTTACCGGCATAGTAGAAGAGATTGGAAAAATAAAAGAGATAAAACGCTCAGGAAAGGATGCTGTTTTAACGATAAAATGCTCCAGAATAATAGAAGGAACAAAAAACGGTGACAGCATAGCTGTAAACGGAATATGCCTGACCGTAACCTGCATCGGTCCAGAAGAGCTGACCTTTGACGTTTCGTTTGAAACTATAAACAGAACATCCTTCAGGTATTTTAAAGCGGGAGATTTTGTAAATCTTGAAAGAGCTCTTCAGGTTGGAGACAGACTCGGCGGGCACATTCTCCAGGGACATGTTGACACTGTAAGTAAATTGTTATCGGTAAAAAGAGTTGAAAAAAGCTATCTCTTTTTATTCAAACTTCCACCTGAATTTAAACATCTTGTTGTTAAAAAAGGTTCTATCGGTATAGATGGTATCAGTCTGACGGTAGCCGAGCTCTATCCTGACAGTTTCTCGGTAGCTGTAATTCCTACTACATTTAAAGAAACAACACTGCAGTTTAGACATCCCGGAGCAATTGTAAATCTTGAATTTGACATCATAGGAAAGTATGTTGAAAGGATGATGGAAAGCAGAGTAAAATTGTAA
- a CDS encoding KaiC domain-containing protein, with protein sequence MGDYFREREPQVMKDNVYLLKEAMEKAPKLRGVPTGVKGLDDLFFTVEWKEGKPVKKPLGGIPEYCVVNLTGMPDTGKSLIAEQFTIKQASLGQKVCFITVESPASFVAASLKERATAMGVEFEKIENNIILIDAASNSRLREDIPTMLDTLAYVYRTYKAHRTVIDSITGLFESKEMLARSVVRAFFNFMKKWYQTAIFVSQKRSGHEELSAEAAGGYAVGHIVDSTMVLSKEIVLSKTRAQNYKVEFGDIVRLFRIDGCRMCGHDTRLHIMNITELGLVEIGPALVDVIKGKV encoded by the coding sequence ATGGGGGACTATTTCAGAGAAAGAGAGCCGCAGGTTATGAAGGATAATGTCTATCTTCTTAAAGAGGCAATGGAAAAAGCTCCGAAATTGAGGGGTGTTCCGACAGGTGTTAAGGGACTTGATGATCTGTTTTTTACCGTTGAATGGAAAGAGGGCAAGCCTGTTAAAAAGCCCCTCGGAGGTATTCCTGAATACTGTGTTGTAAACCTGACCGGAATGCCTGATACAGGTAAAAGTTTGATTGCTGAACAGTTTACTATAAAGCAAGCTTCTCTTGGTCAGAAGGTCTGTTTTATTACCGTTGAAAGTCCGGCTTCATTTGTGGCGGCTTCTTTGAAAGAGAGAGCTACTGCCATGGGTGTTGAGTTTGAGAAGATAGAGAACAACATTATTCTTATAGATGCTGCAAGTAATTCAAGGTTAAGAGAGGATATTCCTACTATGCTTGATACGCTTGCTTACGTTTACAGAACTTATAAAGCACACAGAACGGTTATAGATTCAATTACAGGACTCTTTGAATCAAAAGAGATGTTGGCAAGGTCAGTTGTCAGAGCTTTTTTTAACTTTATGAAAAAGTGGTATCAGACTGCGATATTTGTTTCGCAGAAAAGGAGCGGGCACGAAGAGCTTTCTGCAGAGGCTGCAGGAGGCTATGCCGTCGGACACATTGTTGATTCTACAATGGTTCTTTCAAAGGAGATAGTTCTATCAAAGACGAGAGCTCAAAATTACAAAGTTGAATTTGGGGATATTGTGAGGCTTTTCAGAATAGACGGTTGCAGAATGTGCGGGCATGACACAAGACTTCACATAATGAACATCACTGAACTGGGACTTGTTGAAATAGGTCCTGCTCTTGTTGATGTTATAAAAGGGAAGGTGTGA
- a CDS encoding 2,5-diamino-6-(ribosylamino)-4(3H)-pyrimidinone 5'-phosphate reductase encodes MERPYVVIVSEVTIDGKLTLDEGVSSKEIMKLMDEEANRYLHEIRAECDGIMVGSNTVRIDNPNLTVRYVEGENPTRIIPASTADIPLGSNVLNVEKAPTIIAVSERAPREKIETIKAKGADVIVAGKDKVDFTQLLPELYKRGIKKLMVEGGSKVNWELIKNDLVDEIRLIHLPVVVGGDNVPSLVSGEGFKRLELVKKYEIKRVFQCGNQVITEYVRK; translated from the coding sequence ATGGAAAGACCTTACGTTGTGATAGTTTCCGAGGTAACGATTGATGGAAAGCTGACGCTTGATGAGGGTGTTTCGAGCAAGGAGATAATGAAACTGATGGATGAAGAGGCAAATAGATATCTTCATGAAATAAGGGCAGAATGTGACGGTATTATGGTTGGTTCAAATACGGTTCGGATAGATAATCCCAATCTTACAGTAAGGTATGTTGAAGGTGAGAATCCAACGAGGATTATTCCTGCTTCAACCGCTGATATTCCGCTTGGTTCAAACGTTCTTAATGTTGAGAAGGCTCCTACAATTATTGCCGTGAGCGAAAGGGCACCGAGAGAGAAAATAGAAACTATAAAGGCTAAAGGTGCCGATGTGATAGTTGCAGGAAAAGATAAAGTTGATTTTACTCAGCTTTTACCGGAACTTTATAAACGCGGTATCAAAAAGTTGATGGTTGAAGGCGGTTCAAAAGTTAACTGGGAACTTATTAAAAATGATCTTGTTGATGAGATAAGACTCATCCATCTTCCCGTTGTTGTTGGTGGTGATAACGTTCCTTCTCTCGTTTCCGGAGAAGGTTTCAAGAGACTTGAGCTTGTTAAGAAGTATGAAATTAAAAGAGTCTTTCAGTGCGGTAATCAGGTAATAACAGAATATGTTAGAAAGTAA
- a CDS encoding class I SAM-dependent methyltransferase: MEVIVTTEKRPSLEIIEEAKKLARKFKTSYVTRRHNTIESFKKHYRKNVLVVTSEGLVLHTLRGSKLFFHPGLLKIRLLNYLKTGKEAMVKAMDLRKGDAVLDCNLGLAQDAVISAFVSEKMVVGVEKDPVIAEIVKRGLRSYEPKGKLSIAKDAFRRVEVKVGDNREFLKSLSDNSFDIVYFSPMFIKPKWKCDVMQPFRDVAVKDFIEPETLKEAERVARKRVVIKINKGVKDLFPFLKDYTLQESATNVEYIYKRVD; the protein is encoded by the coding sequence TTGGAAGTTATAGTTACAACTGAAAAGAGACCTTCATTAGAGATTATAGAGGAAGCTAAAAAACTTGCAAGGAAGTTTAAAACTTCTTATGTAACAAGACGCCACAATACCATTGAAAGTTTTAAAAAGCATTATAGAAAAAATGTTCTCGTTGTGACATCAGAAGGTCTTGTTCTTCATACACTTAGGGGCAGTAAACTCTTTTTCCATCCTGGACTTTTAAAGATACGTCTTTTGAATTACCTGAAAACAGGTAAGGAAGCGATGGTTAAAGCAATGGATTTGAGAAAGGGAGATGCGGTTCTTGATTGTAATCTTGGCCTTGCTCAAGATGCTGTAATTTCTGCTTTTGTTTCGGAGAAAATGGTTGTTGGAGTTGAAAAAGATCCTGTAATAGCAGAGATAGTTAAGAGGGGGCTTAGAAGCTATGAGCCGAAAGGAAAACTTTCTATTGCAAAAGATGCTTTTAGAAGGGTAGAGGTAAAGGTGGGAGATAATAGGGAATTTCTTAAAAGTTTGTCCGATAACTCTTTTGATATTGTCTATTTTTCTCCGATGTTTATAAAACCTAAGTGGAAATGTGATGTTATGCAGCCTTTTAGAGATGTTGCTGTTAAGGATTTTATAGAACCGGAAACGTTGAAAGAGGCTGAAAGAGTTGCCCGAAAAAGGGTTGTAATAAAAATTAACAAGGGCGTAAAGGATCTGTTTCCGTTTTTGAAGGATTACACGCTTCAGGAAAGTGCCACAAATGTGGAGTATATTTATAAGAGAGTAGATTGA
- a CDS encoding CDP-alcohol phosphatidyltransferase family protein, with amino-acid sequence MNITSKRDILKKLYSPFGYAFAKANIHPNVITLAALILGTIAAFVYYQGHPVIGAFLLFCSGVLDLCDGYVAVNNRKATKFGAVFDWIADKWVDGFVLGSVALRYAGNWIALFVVVVSMLHTFIKPVVYSEIGYQVRETGKIKDPLESTGFFGRPETFITLFIASLLYPFNHAILKYGIEFIGIMSFMSLMQRIIYLYKHYGKEYEE; translated from the coding sequence ATGAATATTACAAGTAAAAGAGATATTCTTAAAAAGTTATACTCGCCGTTCGGTTATGCTTTTGCAAAGGCGAACATTCATCCGAACGTAATAACGCTTGCAGCTTTAATTTTAGGAACGATAGCTGCGTTTGTATATTATCAGGGTCATCCTGTTATAGGAGCTTTTTTACTTTTCTGTTCAGGTGTCCTTGATCTGTGTGACGGTTATGTTGCTGTCAATAACAGAAAGGCTACTAAATTTGGAGCTGTCTTTGACTGGATTGCGGATAAGTGGGTTGACGGATTTGTTCTTGGAAGTGTTGCTTTGAGATATGCCGGAAACTGGATTGCCCTGTTTGTGGTTGTCGTTTCAATGCTTCATACCTTTATTAAGCCTGTTGTTTATTCAGAGATAGGTTATCAGGTCAGGGAGACAGGGAAAATAAAAGATCCTCTTGAAAGCACCGGGTTTTTCGGAAGGCCTGAGACGTTTATAACGCTGTTTATTGCGTCACTTCTATATCCTTTTAATCACGCCATTTTAAAATATGGTATCGAGTTTATTGGTATTATGAGTTTTATGTCACTTATGCAGAGAATTATTTATCTTTACAAACATTATGGAAAAGAGTACGAGGAGTAA
- a CDS encoding biotin--[acetyl-CoA-carboxylase] ligase codes for MNIKIISLETVDSTNEYLKRGNRKPITVVTANHQTGGKGRRGKKWISPPGKGLYVSFLFEKPKNFLNVQTVSLSTAVAVAKTLNTLKKGFEIKWPNDILFNGKKVCGILPELSGNRIVVGIGVNLYHSREELKETDYPATSLKIEKIHFDRETLTISLVKNVINYFDKTAKGTFEIKEFESLSIIKPGNRITVKKQNGIEKVTVLGIDREGYLIVEKDGKVERLFSAEISIRF; via the coding sequence ATGAACATAAAGATTATAAGCCTTGAAACGGTAGATTCCACAAATGAATACCTGAAAAGAGGAAATCGCAAACCTATAACCGTCGTTACCGCCAATCATCAAACAGGCGGAAAGGGAAGGCGGGGAAAAAAATGGATATCACCGCCGGGGAAAGGACTTTACGTATCGTTTTTATTTGAAAAACCGAAAAATTTCTTAAATGTTCAAACAGTCAGTTTATCAACAGCAGTTGCAGTCGCAAAAACGCTAAATACCCTAAAAAAAGGTTTTGAAATAAAGTGGCCTAACGACATTCTATTTAACGGAAAAAAAGTGTGCGGCATTTTACCGGAACTTTCAGGGAACAGAATCGTTGTAGGAATAGGCGTAAACCTTTATCATTCAAGGGAAGAATTAAAAGAAACAGACTATCCCGCAACATCTTTAAAAATTGAAAAAATTCACTTTGACAGAGAAACGCTAACCATCAGTTTAGTAAAAAACGTCATAAACTACTTTGATAAAACTGCAAAAGGAACGTTTGAAATAAAGGAATTTGAATCTCTATCAATTATAAAACCAGGCAACAGGATAACCGTTAAAAAACAGAATGGAATAGAAAAGGTAACCGTCCTCGGTATTGATAGAGAAGGCTACCTGATTGTTGAAAAAGATGGAAAAGTAGAGAGACTTTTTTCCGCAGAGATAAGTATAAGGTTTTGA